In a single window of the Pyrococcus sp. NA2 genome:
- a CDS encoding integrase yields the protein MRKDYIKALDKFFDRHEIVTYQDLERALKFENYTDRLVKGLRKFVTFLEEEHILDFRRADDLRRIIKLRRETRIRDVFISDEELRIAYEKVKQKELVKVVLFELLVFSGIRLSHAVQLLNSFDESKLFRINDKIARYPLFAISRGKKRGFWAYAPVELFEKIMSIGRQNINYKTAQDWVTYGKVSANTIRKWHYTFMIRQGVPAEIADFIQGRASRTVGPTHYLNKTILADEWYSVIVDELKKVLEG from the coding sequence GTGAGGAAAGACTACATAAAGGCGCTTGATAAGTTCTTTGATAGGCATGAGATAGTAACATACCAGGACTTGGAGAGGGCTCTTAAGTTCGAAAATTACACCGATAGGTTGGTCAAGGGGCTTAGGAAATTTGTAACATTCCTAGAGGAGGAACACATACTTGACTTCAGGAGGGCGGATGATCTCAGGAGAATCATTAAATTGAGGAGGGAAACTCGGATCAGGGATGTGTTCATAAGTGATGAGGAGCTGAGGATTGCGTATGAGAAAGTCAAACAGAAAGAACTAGTAAAGGTTGTATTGTTTGAGTTGCTGGTTTTCTCTGGAATCAGGCTTAGTCATGCTGTCCAGTTGCTGAATTCCTTTGATGAATCAAAATTGTTCAGGATAAATGATAAGATTGCTAGATATCCGCTCTTTGCTATATCTAGGGGAAAGAAGAGGGGCTTTTGGGCATATGCTCCAGTAGAGTTATTCGAAAAAATAATGTCTATTGGGAGGCAGAATATCAACTACAAGACGGCTCAGGATTGGGTGACTTATGGGAAGGTTTCAGCTAATACCATTAGGAAATGGCATTATACTTTCATGATCCGCCAGGGGGTTCCAGCTGAGATAGCTGACTTTATTCAGGGAAGGGCAAGCAGAACCGTAGGTCCTACACATTACTTGAACAAGACTATCCTGGCTGATGAGTGGTATTCTGTTATCGTTGATGAGCTGAAAAAAGTTTTGGAGGGTTGA